A region from the Corylus avellana chromosome ca7, CavTom2PMs-1.0 genome encodes:
- the LOC132187070 gene encoding cytochrome c-type biogenesis CcmH-like mitochondrial protein, whose product METEEDEVKKTQVVDARARNISHNVRCTECGSQSIEDSQADIAILLRKLIRDEIHAGKTDKEIFKKLEEDFGETVLYAPKFDLQTAGLWLSPLLVAGAAAGVWAYKRHRQKTNVHIMALDLVRGVALTPKEKETMLDLLTPPPSQGIPSSWWRRWSGQ is encoded by the exons ATGGAGACTGAGGAGGATGAGGTGAAGAAGACGCAGGTGGTTGATGCCCGAGCAAGAAACATCAGTCACAATGTCCGGTGCACTGAATGTGGGAGTCAATCCATTGAAGATTCACAAGCGGACATCGCAATTCTTCTTAGGAAG TTAATTCGTGATGAGATTCATGCCGGGAAGACGGATAAAGAGATTTTTAAAAAGCTTGAGGAGGATTTTGGGGAGACAGTATTATATGCCCCAAAGTTTGATCTGCAGACTGCAGGCTTGTGGCTATCTCCG CTTCTAGTTGCAGGTGCTGCTGCAGGAGTATGGGCTTACAAAAGGCATAGGCAGAAGACCAATGTTCACATCATGGCTTTGGACCTTGTTAGAGGTGTTGCATTGACCCCAAAAGAGAAGGAAACCATGCTTGATCTCCTCACACCTCCTCCTTCACAGGGAATTCCTTCCTCCTGGTGGAGGAGATGGTCAGGTCAATGA
- the LOC132186206 gene encoding probable plastidic glucose transporter 3 isoform X1: protein MRGRYVDAPSIFKRGASKDYINDFDREGSAVHLLNGKDIGNPSWRRSLPHILVATLSSFLFGFHLAVVNETLESISLDLGFSGNTLAEGLVVSTCLGGAFIGSLFSGWIVDGIGRRRAFQLCALPMIIGASMSATTKSMWGMLLGRLFVGTGMGLGPPVAALYVAEVSPTFVRGTFGSFTQIATCLGLMGALFIGFPAKETVGWWRICFWVSTVPAAVLAVCMEFCAESPHWLFKRGRGIEAEAEFEKLLGGPHVKSAMAELSRTDRGDEADTVKFSELFYGRYFKVVFIGSTLYALQQLSGINAIFYFSSTVFKSFSVPSDLANICVGIINLLGSLIATILMDKLGRKALLLGSFSGMVVSMGLQVIGASSFTSGSAALYLSIGGMLLFVFMFALGAGPVPGLLLSEILPGRIRAKAMAVCMAVHWVINFFVGLLFLPLLDQLGAEILYSIFAAFCLVAVFFVKSSILETKGKSLQEIEIALLPSE from the exons ATGAGAGGACGTTATGTTGATGCGCCCTCGATTTTCAAACGCGGAGCATCGAAGGATTACATAAATGATTTTGACAGAGAAGGAAGTGCAG TACATTTGCTGAATGGCAAGGACATTGGAAACCCATCATGGAGGCGCTCTCTGCCACATATACTTGTGGCAACTCTTTCTTCGTTCTTATTTGGCTTCCATCTTGC AGTAGTCAATGAGACCCTAGAAAGCATCTCTTTAGACCTTGGCTTTAGTGGGAATACCTTGGCTGAAG GTCTAGTGGTGAGTACATGTTTAGGAGGCGCCTTTATTGGATCTCTATTCAGTGGTTGGATTGTAGATGGGATTGGGCGTCGAAGGGCATTTCAACTTTGTGCTCTACCAATGATAATTGGTGCATCAATGAG CGCAACAACCAAAAGTATGTGGGGTATGCTTCTAGGGAGGTTATTTGTCGGAACCGGGATGGGTCTCGGCCCACCTGTTGCTGCTCTCTATGTGGCAGAG GTGTCACCAACTTTTGTAAGGGGTACTTTTGGGAGCTTCACTCAAATTGCTACATGTCTAGGACTTATGGGAGCTCTTTTTATTGGGTTCCCAGCGAAGGAAACAGTTGGTTG GTGGcggatttgtttttgggtaTCTACTGTTCCTGCTGCTGTACTTGCTGTTTGCATGGAGTTCTGTGCAGAGAGTCCCCATTGGCTTTTCAAG AGAGGAAGAGGTATTGAAGCTGAAGCTGAATTTGAGAAGCTTCTAGGAGGACCACATGTCAAATCTGCCATGGCAGAATTGTCAAGGACTGACAGGGGAGATGAGGCTGATACGGTAAAGTTCTCTGAGTTGTTCTATGGCCGCTATTTCAAAG TGGTTTTCATTGGCTCTACCCTTTATGCTTTACAACAGCTATCTGGCATAAATGCTATATTCTATTTCTCTTCTACTGTCTTTAAGAGCTTCAGTGTGCCTTCAGATCTCGCAAACATATGTGTGGGAATCATAAATTTGTTGG GGTCATTAATTGCAACGATCTTGATGGATAAACTTGGAAGAAAGGCGCTTCTTCTTGGAAGTTTTTCAGGCATG GTAGTGTCAATGGGACTTCAAGTAATTGGAGCAAGTTCTTTCACATCAGGTTCTGCGGCATTGTATCTATCTATTGGTGGCATGCTACT ATTTGTCTTCATGTTTGCTCTTGGCGCTGGTCCAGTACCTGGCCTCCTCCTTTCAGAAATACTTCCTGGCCGGATTAGGGCTAAAGCAATGGCAGTTTGCATGGCTGTGCACTGG GTGATAAATTTCTTTGTTGGTCTATTGTTTTTGCCCTTGCTGGACCAACTAGGGGCAGAAATACTGTATTCGATCTTTGCTGCCTTTTGTTTGGTGGCTGTGTTTTTTGTGAAGAGCAGTATTTtggaaacaaaaggaaaatcaCTCCAAGAAATTGAAATTGCACTTCTTCCATCCGAGTAG
- the LOC132186206 gene encoding probable plastidic glucose transporter 3 isoform X2, producing the protein MARTLETHHGGALCHIYLWQLFLRSYLASILLNETLESISLDLGFSGNTLAEGLVVSTCLGGAFIGSLFSGWIVDGIGRRRAFQLCALPMIIGASMSATTKSMWGMLLGRLFVGTGMGLGPPVAALYVAEVSPTFVRGTFGSFTQIATCLGLMGALFIGFPAKETVGWWRICFWVSTVPAAVLAVCMEFCAESPHWLFKRGRGIEAEAEFEKLLGGPHVKSAMAELSRTDRGDEADTVKFSELFYGRYFKVVFIGSTLYALQQLSGINAIFYFSSTVFKSFSVPSDLANICVGIINLLGSLIATILMDKLGRKALLLGSFSGMVVSMGLQVIGASSFTSGSAALYLSIGGMLLFVFMFALGAGPVPGLLLSEILPGRIRAKAMAVCMAVHWVINFFVGLLFLPLLDQLGAEILYSIFAAFCLVAVFFVKSSILETKGKSLQEIEIALLPSE; encoded by the exons ATGGCAAGGACATTGGAAACCCATCATGGAGGCGCTCTCTGCCACATATACTTGTGGCAACTCTTTCTTCGTTCTTATTTGGCTTCCATCTTGC TCAATGAGACCCTAGAAAGCATCTCTTTAGACCTTGGCTTTAGTGGGAATACCTTGGCTGAAG GTCTAGTGGTGAGTACATGTTTAGGAGGCGCCTTTATTGGATCTCTATTCAGTGGTTGGATTGTAGATGGGATTGGGCGTCGAAGGGCATTTCAACTTTGTGCTCTACCAATGATAATTGGTGCATCAATGAG CGCAACAACCAAAAGTATGTGGGGTATGCTTCTAGGGAGGTTATTTGTCGGAACCGGGATGGGTCTCGGCCCACCTGTTGCTGCTCTCTATGTGGCAGAG GTGTCACCAACTTTTGTAAGGGGTACTTTTGGGAGCTTCACTCAAATTGCTACATGTCTAGGACTTATGGGAGCTCTTTTTATTGGGTTCCCAGCGAAGGAAACAGTTGGTTG GTGGcggatttgtttttgggtaTCTACTGTTCCTGCTGCTGTACTTGCTGTTTGCATGGAGTTCTGTGCAGAGAGTCCCCATTGGCTTTTCAAG AGAGGAAGAGGTATTGAAGCTGAAGCTGAATTTGAGAAGCTTCTAGGAGGACCACATGTCAAATCTGCCATGGCAGAATTGTCAAGGACTGACAGGGGAGATGAGGCTGATACGGTAAAGTTCTCTGAGTTGTTCTATGGCCGCTATTTCAAAG TGGTTTTCATTGGCTCTACCCTTTATGCTTTACAACAGCTATCTGGCATAAATGCTATATTCTATTTCTCTTCTACTGTCTTTAAGAGCTTCAGTGTGCCTTCAGATCTCGCAAACATATGTGTGGGAATCATAAATTTGTTGG GGTCATTAATTGCAACGATCTTGATGGATAAACTTGGAAGAAAGGCGCTTCTTCTTGGAAGTTTTTCAGGCATG GTAGTGTCAATGGGACTTCAAGTAATTGGAGCAAGTTCTTTCACATCAGGTTCTGCGGCATTGTATCTATCTATTGGTGGCATGCTACT ATTTGTCTTCATGTTTGCTCTTGGCGCTGGTCCAGTACCTGGCCTCCTCCTTTCAGAAATACTTCCTGGCCGGATTAGGGCTAAAGCAATGGCAGTTTGCATGGCTGTGCACTGG GTGATAAATTTCTTTGTTGGTCTATTGTTTTTGCCCTTGCTGGACCAACTAGGGGCAGAAATACTGTATTCGATCTTTGCTGCCTTTTGTTTGGTGGCTGTGTTTTTTGTGAAGAGCAGTATTTtggaaacaaaaggaaaatcaCTCCAAGAAATTGAAATTGCACTTCTTCCATCCGAGTAG